The Sus scrofa isolate TJ Tabasco breed Duroc chromosome X, Sscrofa11.1, whole genome shotgun sequence genome has a segment encoding these proteins:
- the TLR7 gene encoding toll-like receptor 7 precursor (The RefSeq protein has 4 substitutions and aligns at 99% coverage compared to this genomic sequence) — translation MVFPMWTLKRQFLILFNIVLISELLGARWFPKTLPCDVSLDAPNAHVIVDCTDKHLTAIPGGIPTNATNLTLTINHIASITPASFQQLDHLVEIDFRCNCIPVRLGPKDNLCTRRQQIKPSSFSKLTYLKALYLDGNQLLEIPRDLPPSLQLLSLEANNIFWIMKENLTELANLEMLYLGQNCYYRNPCNVSFSIEKDAFLSLRNLKLLSLKDNNISAVPTVLPSTLTELFLYNNIIAKIQEDDFNNLSQPQVLDLSGNCPRCYNVPFPCTPCENNAPLQIHLHAFDALTELQVLRLHSNSLQYVPQRWFQNLNKLKELDLSQNFLAKEIGDAKFLHLLPNLVKLDLSFNYELQVYHTFMNLSDSFSSLKNLKVLRIKGYVFKELKSLNLSPLRNLPNLEVLDLGTNFIKIANLSIFKQFKTLKFIDLSVNKISPSGDSSESGFCSGMRTSAESHGPQVLESLHYFRYDEYARSCRFKNKEPSSSLPLNEDCSMYGQTLDLSRNNIFFIRSSEFQHLTFLKCLNLSGNSISQALNGSEFQPLVELKYLDFSNNRLDLLHSTAFEELRNLEVLDISSNSHYFQSEGITHMLDFTKNLKVLKKLMMNNNDIATSTSTTMESESLRILEFRGNHLDILWRDGDNRYLKFFKNLHKLEELDISENSLSFLPSGVFDGMPPNLKTLSLAKNGLKSFNWGKLQYLQNLETLDLSYNQLKTVPERLSNCSRSLKKLILKNNEIRNLTKYFLQDAFQLRHLDLSSNKIQVTQKTSFPENVLNNLQILFLHHNRFLCNCDAVWLVWWVNHTEVTIPFLATDVTCMGPGAHKGQSVVSLDLYTCELDLTNFVLFSLSLSAVLFLIVITIANHLYFWDVWYSYHFCKAKIKGYQRLISPNSCYDAFIVYDTKDPAVTEWVLDELVAKLEDPREKHFNLCLEERDWLPGQPVLENLSQSIQLSKKTVFVMTDKYAKTEKFKIAFYLSHQRLMDEKVDVIILIFLEKPLQKSKFFQLRKRLCGSSVLEWPTNPQAHPYFWQCLKNALATDNHVTYSQVFKETA, via the coding sequence GGTTTTTCCAGTGTGGACGTTGAAGAGACAATTCCTTATCCTTTTTAACATCGTCCTAATATCCGAGCTCCTTGGGGCTAGATGGTTTCCTAAAACTCTGCCCTGTGATGTCAGTCTGGATGCTCCGAATGCCCATGTGATCGTGGACTGCACAGACAAGCACTTGACAGCGATTCCTGGAGGCATTCCCACCAATGCCACCAACCTCACCCTCACCATTAACCACATAGCGAGCATCACTCCAGCCTCCTTCCAGCAGCTGGACCATCTGGTAGAGATCGATTTCAGATGCAACTGTATACCTGTTCGACTGGGGCCAAAAGACAACCTGTGCACCAGAAGGCTGCAGATTAAACCCAGTAGCTTTAGTAAACTCACTTATTTAAAAGCTCTTTACCTGGATGGAAACCAGCTTCTAGAAATACCTCGGGATCTTCCTCCCAGCTTACAGCTGCTGAGTCTCGAGGCCAACAACATCTTTTGGATCATGAAAGAGAATCTAACAGAACTGGCCAACCTAGAGATGCTCTACCTGGGCCAGAACTGTTACTATCGCAATCCTTGTAATGTGTCATTTTCCATTGAAAAAGATGCTTTCCTCAGTCTGAGAAATTTAAAACTGCTCTCCCTAAAAGATAACAACATCTCAGCTGTTCCCACTGTTTTGCCATCTACTTTGACAGAACTGTTTCTCTACAACAACATCATTGCaaaaatccaagaagatgatTTTAATAACCTCAGTCAACTGCAAGTTCTGGACCTAAGTGGAAATTGCCCTCGTTGTTATAATGTCCCATTTCCTTGTACACCCTGTGAAAACAATGCTCCCCTACAGATCCATCTACATGCTTTTGATGCATTGACAGAATTACAAGTCTTACGTCTACACAGTAACTCTCTTCAGTATGTGCCCCAAAGATGGTTTCAAAACCTTAATAAACTCAAGGAACTAGATCTTTCCCAAAACTTCTTGGCCAAAGAAATTGGGGATGCTAAATTTTTGCATCTTCTTCCCAACCTTGTCAAATTGGATCTGTCCTTCAATTATGAACTTCAGGTCTATCATACATTTATGAATCTGTCAGATTCCTTTTCCTCACTGAAAAACTTAAAAGTGTTGCGGATCAAAGGCTATGTCTTTAAGGAGCTGAAAAGTTTAAATCTCTCCCCGTTACGTAATCTTCCGAATCTTGAAGTGCTTGATCTTGGGACTAACTTTATAAAAATTGCCAACCTCAGcatatttaaacaatttaaaacactgaaattcaTAGATCTTTCAGTGAACAAAATATCACCTTCAGGAGATTCGAGTGAAAGTGGCTTCTGCTCTGGCATGAGAACTTCTGCAGAAAGTCATGGGCCCCAGGTCCTCGAATCATTACATTATTTCAGATATGATGAGTATGCAAGGAGTTGCCGGTTCAAAAACAAAGAGCCTTCTTCCTCCTTGCCTCTTAATGAAGATTGTTCCATGTATGGGCAGACCTTGGACCTAAGtagaaacaatatattttttatcagGTCCTCGGAATTTCAGCATCTCACTTTCCTCAAATGCCTAAACTTATCAGGAAATAGCATCAGCCAAGCTCTTAATGGCAGTGAATTTCAGCCTTTAGTGGAGCTGAAATACTTGGACTTCTCCAACAACCGGCTTGATTTACTCCACTCAACAGCATTCGAAGAGCTACGCAACCTGGAAGTCCTAGATATAAGTAGTAACAGCCACTATTTTCAATCAGAAGGAATTACTCACATGCTAGACTTTACCAAGAACCTAAAGGTTCTGAAGAAACTGATGATGAACAACAATGATATCGCCACCTCCACCAGCACAACCATGGAGAGCGAATCGCTTAGAATCCTGGAATTCCGAGGAAATCATTTGGATATTTTATGGAGAGACGGTGATAACAGATACTTAAAATTCTTCAAGAACCTGCACAAGTTAGAGGAATTGGACATCTCTGAAAATTCCCTGAGTTTCTTACCTAGTGGAGTTTTCGATGGCATGCCTCCAAATCTGAAGACTCTCTCCTTGGCCAAAAATGGGCTCAAGTCTTTCAATTGGGGAAAGCTCCAGTATCTGCAGAATCTAGAAACACTGGACCTCAGCTACAACCAGCTGAAGACTGTCCCTGAGAGATTATCCAACTGTTCCAGAAGCCTCAAGAAACTCATACTTAAGAATAATGAAATCAGGAACCTAACAAAGTATTTTCTACAAGATGCTTTCCAGTTGCGACATCTGGACCTCAGCTCAAATAAAATCCAGGTTATCCAGAAGACTAGTTTTCCAGAAAACGTTCTCAACAATTTGCAGATTTTGTTTTTGCATCATAATCGGTTTCTGTGCAACTGCGACGCTGTGTGGCTTGTCTGGTGGGTTAACCATACAGAGGTGACCATCCCTTTCTTGGCCACAGATGTGACTTGTATGGGACCAGGAGCACACAAGGGCCAGAGTGTGGTCTCTCTAGATCTGTATACTTGTGAGTTAGATCTgactaattttgttttgttttcactttcccTATCGGCAGTTCTCTTTCTGATTGTAATCACGATAGCAAACCATCTCTATTTCTGGGATGTGTGGTACAGTTACCATTTCTGTAAGGCCAAGATAAAGGGGTATCAACGTCTGATATCACCCAATTCCTGCTACGATGCTTTTATTGTCTATGACACTAAAGACCCAGCAGTGACAGAGTGGGTTTTGGATGAGCTGGTGGCCAAGTTGGAAGATCCaagagagaaacattttaatttatgtctCGAAGAAAGGGACTGGTTACCAGGGCAGCCAGTTCTGGAAAACCTTTCCCAGAGCATACAGCTTAGCAAAAAGACGGTGTTTGTGATGACAGACAAGTATGCAAAGACTGAGAAATTTAAGATAGCATTTTACTTGTCCCATCAGAGGCTCATGGATGAAAAAGTGGATGTCATTATCTTGATATTCCTTGAGAAGCCCCTTCAGAAGTCCAAGTTTTTCCAGCTTCGGAAGAGGCTCTGTGGGAGTTCTGTTCTTGAGTGGCCAACAAATCCACAGGCTCACCCGTACTTCTGGCAGTGTCTGAAAAATGCCCTGGCCACAGACAACCACGTTACCTATAGTCAGGTGTTCAAAGAGACAGCCTAG